From the Debaryomyces hansenii CBS767 chromosome F complete sequence genome, the window tatgatgttgaaaaaggATTCATTCATTGATGCAACTATGAAAGGTTCGTTAGCTCGTTTTTGTAACCATTCGTGTAACCCAAATGCATATGTTGATAAATGGGTTgttggtgaaaaattaagaatgGGTATATTTTCCAagagaaatattcaaaaaggCGAAGAAATCACATTCGACTATAACGTTGATAGATATGGTGCACAATCTCAACCATGTTATTGCGGTGAACCAAATTGTATAAAATGGATGGGTGGAAAAACTCAGACTGATGCTGCGTTATTATTGCCTGATGGAATCTCTGAGGCACTAGGTGTTACTCATAAGCAAGAAAGACAATGGTTGAAGGAAAATAAACATCTTAGATCCAAACAACAAAGTGACGAATCAATTATTAACGAAGCATTTGTTAAGTCTATAGAGGTTTCAGCCTTAACCGAAAGTGATGTTTCGAAGGTAATGGGTGCTTTGATGAGGGTTCAAGATTTAAACATAACTCAGAAATTGATAGAGAGGATATACTTGACTAGCGATGACAGTATAAACTCCTCAATTATAAGAGTTCACGGTTATAAAACTTTATCACAAACCATTAAAGCatttaaagatgaagataaggAGCTAATaagcaaaatattaattatctTAGCCAAATGGCCAAAGGTTACACGTAACAAAATCTCGTCATCCCAGATTGAGGATGTAGTTAAAGACATCAATACCAATAGTAATGACGACAACTTAAAAAAGTTATCATCTGATTTACTAGCTGAATGGGGTAAGCTACAAATGGCATATAGAATTCCAAAGAATATTGGTAATGATAAAGAATCAAACTCGCCTGCATTGTACGGTAGAAATGCCAGATCTAGATCCAGATCCAGATCACCGGATAGAGGAAAATCTGCCGAGCCTCAGCATGTGGAAACCGACGAGGCATTACCAGATGGTTGGCAAACGGCATTTGACCCTAACACTCAAACTAATTACTATTACCATGCAGAATTAGGAATTTCTAAATGGGAAAGACCAATTAAGGAAGTTCCAAAAGGTCCAAAGGGTCCGAAAGCTTTACCAGTCAGCGAGCCTATACAAAGACCTAATCTGAACAGCAATGGAAGGAGTTATAATGAAGAGGAACTCACTAGgagagaagaagaaaggttgaaaagagaaaaagaggaacaatttaaagaaattcaaCAGAAAGAAAGACTTTTACAAGAATTGATCCTTCAATCTCAGAAAGAGCtagaagagaaaaaatcGTTTGAAGAGAAGATGAAGCTAGAAAAACTtgagaaagaaaaagaaagacaaGCGCTTAAACGTAAAAAGCTCAAAAAGTCCAAGTCATCTATACCACCAGCACCACCAGTTCCAATTGACGGACAATGGACAAAAACATTTGCTAAGCATGTTCCTAACTTTCTCAAGAAATATGAAGCGGAAATTGGTAGGGATAATATCAAAGGATGTGCGAAAGAGTTAGTGAAAACTTTAGTAGCTAaggaaatgaaaaagaatccAGATACTAAACCTCCTAAAGAATTAGATAATgcaaaattaaagaaaataaaggAATACTCGAAGATGTTCATGgataaatttttgattaaataTAGATCCAAGCATGATAAGAAGAGAAGTcataatgaagaaaatggaGGAACCAAGAGGGTGAAACCTGATGTCGAATAGGTTATTAAAATTGTATACTTCGTATGTAttatagtaataataaaaatcaatgatattGTAATATTCTGTATATTTTCTATGtgataaataaataacgACAAacttaaaaataaatttgtcATGCTACTGGTTGTCtaaccaaaaaaaaaaggcGTCAAAATGAAACGCATCTAATATACATGAAACGGCTTAACGTTGCTGAtctatttgaataatgaatggTCTTCTAATAAGTTTGGCAAGTTTTGAATAGATTCATCACCgtatataatttgataagtAGCTTCAAATAATGGGAATTGATCAGTCTTACCAACATTGCTTAATAACTCATGGACTTCCTTTGCAGTGATGATACCTTGCGAGGATTGGccattcaataatttcttttctgCTTCTTCAGCAGATTCGCCTGTTTTCGACATATGTCTACCGACCTTAACATTTCTACCACCGGAACAAGTGGTGATTAAATCAGCAACACCAGCAGATTCGTGGGTGAATGTAGTTGGCTTAGAATTTGGGAAAaacatatttgaaaaattgatagtTTCAATTAAACCAACTCTCATAATAGCCGATTTAGCATTGTCACCCCAGCCTAATCCTTCAACAAAGCCCACAGCAATCGCAACAATGTTCTTCAATGCACCAGCTACAGAAACACCTGcaacatcttcaataacatTTACATGAAAGTAAGGTCTGTGGAATGCTTCCTTTAAAACAGCactatcaatatctttacCTGGACCTTTAAAGTCAGCTGGAATGTTGTATGCAACAGTAGTTTCAGACCATTTGCATCTAGCAACTTCTGGAGCCAAGTTAGCACCAGATAAAGCACCACATTCGATTCCTAAGTTTTCAGTAATGTAAGTTGATAACAATTTGCACCCATCTGGAGTAACTTCTAACCCTTTCAAACACGAAATTGCTCTGGTGGTTGGCTTCAAAGTACCTTTCAACTGCTTACAGATCTTAGGTAAAAATTGATGAGGCAAGTTGAATACCAATAAATCGGCACCTTGCGCAGCCTTAACGATATCAGGCTCTGCATGCAAGTTTTCTGGCAACTTAACCCCTGGCAAATATTTCACATTTTCGTGCTTATTGTTGATGATCTCAGTCAAGTTAGTACCATCAATCTTCTCTTGGAAAACCCACATATCGACCTGTTTAGCAAAAGTGTCTGGCTTTTCGGCCGTGTTTTCGGCTAAAACCTTGGCAATTGTAGTCCCCCAGTTACCGGATCCAATCACAGCAACCTTGAATGGAGTTTCTGGCTTTAACGATTTTTCAGCACTAAGCTGATTAGGACGTAATATATTCGATAACTGTTGTAATCTTTGATTGGCTCTATATTGTGACATTGGAATAGTATTAATTTTCTCTAGACGGTTTAATGTTCGTTTGGAATTACCATAACTAATCAATTTTTGCTTAGAGATATCatctctatatatatactattgtacccaaattattatcttcatatGGGTCGCACGAGATGTTCTCGCATGCCGAGGATCatttattcatttctttttaattccaaaaacCGTAATCCAAGACATGACACAGATTATTGGTGTTCGCTTTACTCCCCTTTCATCATAAGAATCCCCCGGTGGCGGCCAACATTGATATTCGGCATTCTTTCAGCATTTTCCCCATCTCAACCCCAGTGGGTTTATTACCAGAGCCATAGCTGATGGCCCGAATTTACACAAATTCGCATAATTGTTCCGTTAACACAACGGGCGAAAACGGGGTGGCCtgaattctttcaaacCGCTTATCGGATTATGAAAagaaattccaaaaatcCTCGGTCGCAGAGTCATCCGTTTGACCGACGGAAGAATCAATGATGTCAGATTAATTCTCAAGAGATATTTGAGCTATATGTCAACCACGGTGGAGACTACCAGAAGGATATATGCATCATATGCCAGGGAAATGTTGGGCATGCAGCATGGACGTATAATAACCTAAagaatcatttgaatcGCTGGAATTAGGCTGGAATTAAATGCTGCAAATAGACTAGTTCAACGAGAGATTGAAATCGATAGTTTGTAGTTCTGAAGAGGATAGTAGTGGACTAATAAAGTGCACATTTTGGAGATTGAATGGCTTGATCTATATACCCCGGAAAATAAGTCTTATATTTATAGGTTGAATACATATACAGCGTATGggatttatataatcacTCGAGAATATCGTATATTATGGAAATGATCACATATTTGTAGAGAAAAAATTCTGAAACGATGAGCTTGAGCTATATTATACAATATTATACGCATGCATCTGATAAGAGAGCTTTTTTTGGGGGTTCACCAATCGCTTCCAGAATTATAATTCGGTTGTATTGGCATCGATGAGTTATTGGGTCGATGTAGATAATCTAGGTTTTCgatatataattttctaTCCGCGTTTCTCTTGCATGTTAAGGTTCCTGAGTGTCTTTTCAAAGCATCCTTTCTGGCAAAGCCCTTACCACAAAGTTCACATATATTGGGGGGAATGGATAAATGTTGCTTTTCATGCCTCTTTAAATCCGAAGATCGACGGAAGGACATTGTACATTTAGAACACAAGAACTTTCTATCTTCATCCTCTTTTCCGCTCTTGTCCAGTTGCGAGTTATCCGATAGCACGGTGGTTGTATTTTCGTTCATCGGGTGAGACATCGTATGTCCCTGGTCATGCGTGGACCTTGATTCTTTCAGCTCTAGGTGTTGAGGTTCACCGatcaaaaaattccaaTCTTCACTACGAGTGGATTGATTTTCTGGTCTTTGTTGGTCATGATCTAGGGAGTTGTTTCCTCCGAATCTGTTTTCAGAAAATATGTCGTTACTCAAGTTTGGGAAATCCTGGTAGAAATCCTGAATCATTAATTGGCCGTTTTCATTGGCTCTTATCTTGTCCGATCGCCTGATTGGATTTCCATGTGGTGACGAAACGTATTGTAATCTTGTTAGCAAGTTTTGAATTGTTGGATCTACCAATAAGCTGTCGGAGTGGTTCTTCGCAGCCGTAGCCGTGGCCACCAATGCTTCCCTCGCCAACCGGAGAAATCGCTCGTCCTCGTCACTTTCATTATGCGAATGGGATCGCAGCATGCTGATAGGATTATCATTCTTTGACCCCAACTGACGGTCGTTCAGCACGCTATAACTCCTAGTATAACTTAGGTTTTGTTCGACCGCACCCAGACTCAGACGCAGTCCCGGCATGTATAACTGGGATTCCAAGTTCGAATTCTTTAGTTTCTTAGTGGGAGGTGAAGCTCCCACAATATGTGCGCTTGGCTGCTGTGCATACATCGAATAGCTCATATCGCTGTTGTAACCTTCCGATTGTGAGTTGCCATTAACAGGATCAGGTAATGTACTAGTTGTTCGTCCACTAGCGTTTTGTAATGATTGCGTGCTTTTTGAACGTCTATATCGATATTGGTCCATCAGATTATTGCCTcgtttttttttctttaccACCCggtttatatatatatacccTTTCTTTTAGTCCCTCTCCTTGTTATTGTTCTCTGATTGCAATAAATCAACAGCGATTGACAAATCTACCGTTTAACTAATTGCCAAGCCACAGTATTCCTTTTTTTTAAAGTAATGTGAACTCTGCTTACCAACTCTATTTCTTCACAGTAAATGTTCCTCTGCCACTTCTCGCTTAATCCAATATATCTACGGCTATAATGCACTTCTTTTCCTATTATTAGTGTTGTCCAATTGCGCAATTTGCCAATTTTGCTTCCGTGTATGTGTTTTCTGTTTGCCTCTGAAAAATACTGCTATTGCGTCCCGtctataattaataattcaatggCATGCTATGACTTCCTATAACCATGCTTACGCCTATCTGACAGTTCTTTCACTTTTATTTTCCAATCCGCTGGTATTGCCGCCACTATTGATTCTGTTAGACGACAAACTGTGGATTCCTGTCAAGTGTAGGTAGATGGGAATCACCTAACAAATGGATTGCAACATCTTATCACGTGACATTCTGTAATCGAGTGCGGTCTCAGAGCCTTATCAGGTGATTGTTTTGGAGGTTTGCAGGTTTCTGGTGATTTTGGTAGTTTGCAGGTTAGCGGATTTTTTCGGTTTGCATGTTATGGAAATCGGTATAAGCATCAGTAGAGAAAGATTGAAGTGCTCGTAGTGAAGTAGCAACATGACGTACCAGGATCTCCCATCGCGTCAGAAATCACAGCGTCTTCTCAACAAGATGAGGAGCCAGCAGCAGCAGTTCCAACAGTATAAGCAAAAGGCCAAAAATATCAGCAATGCTAACGAATTGTTACCGGGGTTGAACGATATTTCAGATGCATTCGAAGCATTACCATTGGATttgatcaaatatttcacaCTTCTCAAAGAAATCGACGCCAAATACATCAATACGGTGCCGGTGATCAATAGGAATATCAAGAGCTACATTGATAGGTTACATATCACCAAGAATAGCCCACCGGGGATGAAGGAGATGAACAAACCGACCAAGATCGACAAGTTGACGGTGATAAGGGACAAAATACACGAGATTATTCCGTGTTTGGAGGAGAAGATGCACGTAACGTCAGTTGCGACGGATTTGTTGCACAAGCATCTTTATAGGATCAATGCGGACTACAAGTTGATTGTGAACAACAATGAGATTCCGGAGTCGATTAGAATTGGGCCGTTGAACCACCCAGCAATGATTATGGATTCTGCGGGCCCGGTGGATGCCAACGGGAACTTGTCGGCACAATCACAGAGAAGCGAGAGCAGAAGAGAGGCGCTTGCAGCCAAGAAGGCGCATAAGGACCATTACGACGACGATGAGCCAAAAAAGAGAAAGGCTATGGGCAACAAGGAAGTTTCACCATCGAGTGATGTTCCACTGGCATCGAAGCTGGCATCTAACTCGAAAAAACGGTCTAGAAAGGATCCAGAGGAGATGTCGTCGAGATCCGATACTCCGTCCATGTCGACAGTGCTCAATGGCCCCAACAAGAAGAGAAACACCACGAAGCCTAAAAAGGACGATAAGGATGTCAGTAACGACGTCGTACACCCAGGCCCCAGCCATACCTCTGCTAACAGCAGCGAACCAACGTACTGCTACTGTAACCAGGTCTCGTTTGGTGAAATGGTGGGGTGCGACGGTGACGATTGTAAGAGAGAATGGTTCCATTTACCGTGCATCGGCTTCAAAAACCCGCCAAAGGGAAAATGGTACTGTGACGACTGTCtcatgaaaatgaagaagctCAGGAAGGTATAACAAGCCTTTTGAATCACTGTATCTCAAACTTGACCGTATCTAGAGTAGGCGTATCCATTCTGCGTGCATCGAAAAGACCCCTATCAAATCCGGCCATTTCGAAATCAGCCACTTGGTTCCCCTAATCACGTACTCGTCATTATATGTCCTATGTGGTCTCTACTGCTACATGTTGTATATTATTCCAATGTATAGtaacaaataaatacatGAATCTATTTTAGTCGATTTTACTCACATTTGCGGCTGGATGCGAGGCTGGTGAGCCTCGTATGTGTTCCACCATCCCACTTGCCAACTTTGCCCTCTGATCCTCCATCATATACCCCCACTAACAATACCTACAAGGTAGCAATGATGGACATTTACGCTGGCACGTCAGTATTATCACAGGTCTGTAGTTCTACCgtaaaatatattgagaACTTGTCGGcatattattttttccCTCCCCTACGATTTTACCCTCAGTCACCCTTCGGTTTTTTTCTCTGGTTCGACcaacaataaaattaagGCGATTATCGACAAAGAGTAACTAATAGTACCTAATAATACATTTACAGATAGAAGTAATTTGTTAGTGCTTAATTTCTATTCATACGGTTTCGAGTTGTTCAATTGTTCATTTActtcattttcttgtttatttatcaaaaaagtTCGTCGCTCTACATAAAATTAGTAAATACAATGCTTAAGGAATATAAGTTAGTCGTCGtcggtggtggtggtgtCGGTAAATCTGCATTGACCAtccaattaattcaatcaCATTTTGTTGACGAATACGATCCAACTATCGAAAATTCATACCGTAAACAGTGCACCCTCGACGGGGAACTGGTTTTGTTGGATATTTTGGATACGGCCGGGCAAGAGGAATACAGTGCCATGAGAGAACAATACATGAGGACCGGGGAAGGGTTTTTGTTGGTTTATTCTATCAACTCGCGTACTTCGTTGGAGGAATTACAATCGTTCTATGAGCAAATCCAAAGGGTTAAGGACTCGGATTTCGTGCCGGTTTTAGTGGTTGGTAATAAGTGTGATTTGGAGATTGAAAGACAGGTGAGCTACGAAGAGGGTTTAAGCTTGGCGAAATCTTTCAATTGCCCATTTTTGGAAACATCCGCAAAGCAAAGAATTAACGTCGAGGAAGCGTTCTATGGGTTGGTCAGATCCATCAGAGACGGTGAAAATGGTGCTAAGAAGCTTGAAACCGGTAACAATGACGCTGCTGGTGTAGCTGGAGGCAGTGCAGGAGCAGGCAACACTGCCAACCAAACTGATGTAGCAGCACAAGATAATGCAGCTGCTGCTGGTGCTTCgaataaacaaaaacaaGCGTCCAATAACGTTTCATCGGTTGCTAATAGCGGTAAGAGACAGCAACAACAATCTTCTGCTGCTGGTGGtaaagaagagaaagaaaaatcTGGCTGTTGTGTTATCGTCTAAGTGAAGTTGGCTATACATTTATAGTTTTAATCGAAGGACTTTAACCCTATTAGAGGTTTTTGAGATAGTTGAAGTCTCTGAAATTTAAAAACTAGTATTATaacttatttatttttgttgttttatttgaatgTAATATGTAGTATATATTCTATAGTATGGATATACATATCATCCGTAGCCAAACGAAGAACCctaattgataaaatgaAACACAACGAAGTGTAAAATTAAACTAGCAAATATAAAATCGCCAAATGCTCTCTCTGGGGTAACAAACTTGAATGGCTTCATGTCGCTTGCTTCAGCAGTCTCAATATCAACTTTAGTCTCATTAACATCCTCAATGTTCTTTTCCTTTATTTCTTGGTCGATATTTTCTCTTGTATTGTTACTATTATTCTCGTAGTTATATTGCAATCTTAAACTGACCGTTAATACGAATTGTCCGACACAACTAATAAATCCCCCTAAAAATGCATTGAATGGGAAATTGCCTACTAATAATACATAGGCAAATTGTAAAATCCCTAATAAAACCAAGAATGTTAAAAAAATGTCGATCAACTTCAATCTTGGTGTTAAACTGTTGATGTAATCTTTATAGGTAGTAGTCACAGCAGAAATTAACTCATTAATCGGATGTCCAATTTTGTTACTTGTTGTATGAGTTACCGATTTCTTAATTGAATCCTTTTTAGCCATGTTTAGTGCTGTTATCTGATACTCTGGTTGATATAAAGTACCTATGCTTTGGTTAAACGTGTTATTCTCCTGTGGACtaattatgaaaaattacacaaaacgttacaatattttaaaagAGCTTGCCTAAAGAATTGAACTATTATCCTTTGAACTAAATTCCCTTCAGTTCAATACATCGGCTTGTCCCTAGCGAACAAATGAGTGAATCACAATCAGAAATTGagcataataataataactcGAAATTGACTAAAATTAGCCAACCTCCTACGGTTAGAATAATACCGCCGTTAAATTTTTGCCCAGTAGAAAAGCAACTTTACAGGTCAGGACAGCCATCAATCATAAATCAGTCCTTCTTGCAAGACTTGAATTTAAAAACCATACTATGGTTGGCCAGTGAGGAGCCACAGGAAGACTTTTTGGATTATTGTTCAATGAACAATATTGCGGTTGAGTTCGTTGGCTTAATGAACGAATATTCCTACCAGAATGTGAACCCATGGGATGCATTAAGCGAAGATACCATAAAGAAAGCATTGGAATTGATATGcaacaaagaaaactaTCCGCTATTAGTGTGCTGCGGAATGGGAAGACATAGAACGGGAACTGTTATAGGGTGTCTTAGGCGTTTACAGGGGTGGAATCTTGCCAGCGTAAGTGAAGAGTACAGAAGATTTACTGGTTCGAGGGGAGGACGTATTATGGTCGAATTACTCATTGAAAGTTTTGATATAAACTCAGTCCAGATAGATCCTACAAAAATGCCCGGATGGCTTACATGAATGATATGGGTTGGCAATTCCTGATTCTATTCTTAATTCTTatgaaaaaatgaaattaactAAATATCCAACACCCAGTCATGCATACTAATAGAGGCTCGTATGATCGGAAAGTTAGTTTCCTAAACCTGTTATTCGATAGTTCTTAAATCTTAAAAATGAACTATATGATGCCTCTTAAACTCTTATAACTTCATTACGATATGATAGTAATGTCGGCTCTAGAACacataattatttaacTAGACAATCATTCCTGACTAAAATTGCACCCAACTTCCCAGAGCgtatataataattcagTTTCAACCCCTGGACGTCACAGCTTTTGCAGATGTTCTTCAATTGGCTAATTGAAGCTTTAACTATGTTAACTACATAGAAAGCACTTAGCTACTGCTACCCTATCGGCGAAACGTTGTATCTAGACTATATAGCAATAGATTGCGTGTTTCACACGACCGCCAAATTTCTCGCATGCCATCAAACCAAATTAACCCCCTCACAATGACTAGATCTTTATCTATACTTATCAATATTGCTATATAATTGTTAGTTAAATATCGgcatatattaaatatatagcACAGATAGCTAATTACTAAATTTAAACGATCACTTAAGTTACTTATAGAAGAACAAACAAAAAGGGTTACAGAAGTACCAATAACATAGATATGGCGGGTACTTGTATTGCCACCGTTAAAATTGTCGGTGTTTCATCATTAGGATTATTGACATCGTCATTAACTTATCAAACTATTCAAGGAATACCAgcattaataaatgaattaaatactAAAGTTAATGGTTTGTCGAAACTGAATGCTTTAGCATCGATTAGAAACTTGATTAATTTTAGTAGAATTGGCTATATTTCCTTGAGTGGATTAGCAACGGCTATGTTGACTATGGCGTTTATTTACTCGCCACCAAGTGAGAAGCACCCATATTTGATTTACTCGGCAGTAGGAGCTCCATTGGCGCTCATCTCGATGTATTATCGTGGATTTGGTTTGGAAACTAAGTTATTGCGTAAAGCAGATCATTTGCATACACACAACGCTAATGAAACTACAAAGAATACGGAAAATGTGAATGATTCTGAGAATGTGAAGAGTGATGAAGATTCACAATTGGGTAAATCGTATATTCATGTTTCGGATGAAGAGTCCTCATCTACCACATCGACGCCAACTTcaacaattccaaattccCCCCAGACTAAAACCGTTGATTCATTGCAAGAAGAATTGTcattggaagaagaagttgatatTGCCTTAACtaagaaagaaattgtCAATGATTTAAACAAAGTCAAGTCTAATTATGTTGTAGGTTCTTCAATAGTCGGGCTAAGCTTCTTTATTGCAACCATTGGGTTGATTGGAGACTACTACATATTATGATTTTGGATTGCTACATTTATTGTTTACTGATTTTTTGGTATATTGGAGATTGCCATTCAGATGGTATTTGGATAATGGTGTTTTGTATTTGGTGATGATTGTTTTGTTACTATAATATAGgtttttaaatttatttattatatgattAGGACGTCGGCCAGAGTAATAATTGACATGGTGTTTATATATGACTActaaataatcatttaataaatcatatgTTATGGATTAACGAAGAGCATTTATAGGATAGCATGTACTAAAGTCATTAAAGTTAGTGATAAATTTTCTACCAAAGtaattccaataaaattttacTAGGTTCTCCTGGTATAGTACATGTTAATTATCTCAATGAAGAGTTGGGGGCTTATCTTGAAAttagtattaatatttattgaaaagaaaacttCAGCCCATTTGCCATGAGTTTGGTAGgttttttcatattctgcttaattttgaa encodes:
- a CDS encoding DEHA2F09504p (weakly similar to uniprot|P32564 Saccharomyces cerevisiae YGR049W SCM4 Suppressor of CDC4 mutation 4), with the translated sequence MAGTCIATVKIVGVSSLGLLTSSLTYQTIQGIPALINELNTKVNGLSKSNALASIRNLINFSRIGYISLSGLATAMLTMAFIYSPPSEKHPYLIYSAVGAPLALISMYYRGFGLETKLLRKADHLHTHNANETTKNTENVNDSENVKSDEDSQLGKSYIHVSDEESSSTTSTPTSTIPNSPQTKTVDSLQEELSLEEEVDIALTKKEIVNDLNKVKSNYVVGSSIVGLSFFIATIGLIGDYYIL